The proteins below come from a single Eucalyptus grandis isolate ANBG69807.140 chromosome 3, ASM1654582v1, whole genome shotgun sequence genomic window:
- the LOC104430222 gene encoding uncharacterized protein LOC104430222 — MDDLWRRIGTRNELVLLGNPAKRFNLADVNRASKQNLGKAWLERTYKAELEDGITTVVVKKLEDVVSSAKDFRDEVETIGAMDHENLLPLRGYFYSKDQKFLLYDYMPLGSLSYQLQNRETPLSWEVRLSIALGAARAVEHLHAQNSYHGHFKSSKVLLTPSYEARVSDYGLSLFPTRARGRGANQAQVGGANKKSADVHCFGVLLLELLEVMPHSETFYNGQADFLTSVHSVFLEMGVAEVFGRRYHDLDEKLLKLAIDCASDAVNSCDGPRTPMREVRRRIEELCKLGGQRDGDSQPDKVIKGTKDMSSWFIPSAQVDRDSQLYQFSKVNKDMHTRKPVDGVLEVSERVYVFDCCLTVDGLKDEDHRNLIGGVVGEVQQHFPDASFMVFNFGEQESQSQIPELLSDMPVMNYPIHHGDCPILAMEIIHHFLRAADGWLSLDEHKNMLLVHCERGGWPVLAFMLAALLLYRKESNGEEETLHLIYNKAPSDLLRLISPLNPLPSQLRYLHYIATSNVHSEGCLRYKSLTLDSVILRFIPCLDAEVGCHLMFNISGRDPHNLTDKTPTVLFSAPERGKDIKQYKQADHKLVKVDIHCPVQGDVVLECMRVRAGLEHGETLFRVMFNTAYLLENNLMLGLDQMDVTWDRQNQYSTAFSAEITFSEMNPAASLVSVDSSYDEEQREIEAQELQVEDKAVYGVLLSQDAKIIHEDNEVREWPTLPSQLEAPVYSALDGSLSSSDSASSSLSPDGSPVSFSAMLTEKNIEPLQSPKQQLVSSVEISRCSLRECASSSAVSSDSAEAPEELVHNSAQIPEITMPQEEKSCQLNGIISSTSTSSGFDYDVFLSFRGPDTRSGITDFLYTSLLAAGIHTYRDDDELRIGDEIAPELLKAINHSKISIPIFSKGYAFSKWCLNELVQMVKCRKSRRQKIMPIFYDITPSEVRHQTGSYGDAFVSHEKRFDNKVISKWKAALKEVGDLKGWDINSMPTRREGELVKLIVQKVLAELKSSYLPVTNYLVGIEHHVKEINRMVCGDSKDIQIVGIHGMGGVGKTTLAKIIYNQLSHCFEGRCFLSNVRETSQLKGIECLQNQLISDVLKIKESNISNVEEGIKMIKKRLCGKKVLVLLDDVDQMTHWDALIGKPAWFGLGSKIIITSRNRDIVDVSEVCYPYELMSMNFDLSLQLFCQYAFGRDYPSDDHVAFSTKVVKSTGGLPLALEAIGKLLPHRSKDVWDVILKKLKQVPLNEVKRKLKTSYDALDDWQKHIFLDIACLFTGFDRRMVLHLWKDSNLFPEEGLEVLQKMSLIKITEDNKIWMHDQLRGLGRDIVRQECNEEQEKHTRFWNHEEGLEVAMEMEGTKKIEALCQKFDPQLLYYIANEEAERLSDLRYLEVRVFRDNCPSNDFQANLQNNTRMLSKLRCLSWHHFPIEVKITNFSMMNIVILHLGHCPNLTDLQSIEGLVSLRILKLIEILPLERLPDLSNLKKLSKLQLGRCHNLIDVQSIEGLGNLKTLKLTEIPLLKRLPDLSYLKKLTELHLRYCHGLIEIKSFEGLENLMILKMDELPLLERLPNLSNLKKLTQLYLRRCHNLVKIQGTLESLEDLCIQGCRSLDEVLDPTSSFKKLRSLRIHDCKKLHLDRIWVPKFKISDRVHINSTCRRLSNIGICVCMLGRQFFLPSLP, encoded by the exons ATGGACGACCTGTGGCGAAGGATCGGCACCAGGAACGAGCTAGTGTTGTTGGGGAACCCCGCGAAGAGGTTCAATTTGGCGGACGTTAATAGGGCCAGTAAGCAGAATTTAGGGAAAGCATGGCTCGAGAGGACTTACAAGGCTGAACTGGAGGACGGGATCACCACGGTGGTTGTGAAGAAGCTCGAGGATGTGGTCTCGTCGGCCAAGGATTTCCGGGACGAGGTCGAAACTATCGGAGCCATGGACCACGAGAACCTGCTCCCTCTGAGGGGTTACTTCTACAGTAAAGACCAGAAGTTCCTCTTGTACGATTACATGCCCCTGGGAAGCTTGTCATACCAATTGCAAAACAGAGAGACTCCCCTGAGTTGGGAAGTCAGGCTTTCGATTGCCCTCGGGGCTGCCCGGGCAGTCGAGCACCTGCACGCCCAAAATAGCTACCATGGGCACTTCAAGTCGTCCAAGGTCCTTCTCACGCCGTCCTACGAGGCCCGGGTCTCTGATTATGGCCTCAGCCTCTTCCCAACTAGAGCCAGGGGCCGTGGGGCCAACCAAGCCCAGGTGGGTGGGGCCAATAAAAAAAGTGCGGATGTGCATTGCTTCGGGGTGTTGCTACTGGAGCTCCTGGAAGTGATGCCGCACTCCGAAACTTTTTACAATGGTCAAGCAGACTTTCTTACGTCGGTCCACTCCGTTTTTCTCGAGATGGGGGTCGCTGAAGTTTTCGGTCGGAGGTACCACGACTTGGACGAGAAGCTGTTGAAGTTGGCGATCGATTGTGCATCGGATGCAGTTAATTCATGTGACGGCCCCCGGACTCCGATGAGAGAAGTACGGAGGAGGATCGAGGAATTGTGTAAGCTCGGGGGACAGCGAGATGGGGACTCACAGCCCGACAAGGTCATCAAAGGGACCAAGGATATGTCTTCTTGGTTTATTCCCAGTGCACAGGTAGACAGGGACTCGCAGCTCTACCAATTCAGCAAAGTCAACAAGGATATGCATACTCG GAAACCAGTGGATGGGGTTCTGGAAGTTTCTGAAAGAGTTTATG TATTTGATTGCTGTCTCACAGTGGATGGGTTGAAGGACGAGGATCATCGAAATTTGATTGGAGGTGTGGTGGGTGAGGTGCAACAACATTTTCCCGATGCTTCTTTCATGGTGTTCAATTTTGGTGAGCAAGAGAGCCAAAGCCAAATACCTGAACTGTTGTCTGATATGCCTGTCATGAACTACCCGATTCATCATGGTGATTGCCCCATTCTTGCCATGGAGATTATCCATCACTTCCTCAGAGCTGCTGATGGCTGGTTATCACTTGATGAGCATAAAAACATGCTGTTGGTGCATTGTGAAAGAGGTGGATGGCCAGTTCTGGCGTTCATGTTGGCTGCTCTTCTGTTATATAGGAAGGAGTCCAATGGTGAAGAGGAAACACTCCACTTGATTTACAACAAAGCTCCTTCCGATCTCTTGCGTCTAATTTCTCCTTTGAATCCATTGCCCTCACAGCTGAGATACCTCCACTATATAGCCACATCAAACGTGCACTCAGAGGGGTGCCTACGATATAAGTCTCTTACTTTAGATAGTGTGATACTGAGGTTCATTCCTTGTCTGGATGCCGAAGTGGGATGCCATCTTATGTTTAACATATCTGGTCGGGACCCCCATAACCTTACAGATAAAACTCCCACAGTCCTGTTCTCAGCGCCCGAAAGGGGCAAAGATATCAAGCAGTACAAGCAG GCAGACCACAAACTGGTTAAAGTGGACATCCATTGCCCCGTTCAAGGCGATGTTGTGCTCGAGTGTATGAGAGTAAGGGCTGGTCTTGAACATGGAGAAACGTTGTTCCGTGTCATGTTTAATACAGCATACCTATTAGAAAATAATCTGATGCTAGGGCTTGATCAAATGGATGTCACATGGGATCGCCAGAATCAGTATTCCACGGCATTTAGTGCAGAG ATTACTTTCTCGGAAATGAATCCTGCTGCTTCCCTAGTTTCTGTTGATTCATCTTATGATGAGGAGCAAAGAGAGATTGAAGCCCAAGAACTGCAGGTTGAAGACAAAGCAGTTTATGGTGTGCTTCTTTCTCAAGATGCTAAGATAATTCACGAAGATAATGAAGTTCGAGAATGGCCAACGCTTCCTTCCCAGTTAGAAGCGCCAGTGTATTCAGCTCTTGATGGATCTCTTTCAAGTTCAGACTCTGCCTCCTCTTCACTATCTCCAGATGGATCTCCTGTAAGCTTCAGTGCAATGCTTACTGAAAAGAATATTGAACCCCTGCAGTCCCCCAAACAGCAGCTGGTCTCTTCTGTGGAAATCTCAAGATGTTCCCTCCG GGAATGTGCATCCTCGTCAGCTGTTAGCAGTGACAGTGCAGAAGCCCCTGAGGAACTTGTCCATAATTCAGCACAAATCCCTGAAATAACAATGccacaagaagaaaaatcttGCCAGCTCAATGGCATCATATCATCAACCTCCACGTCATCTGGATTTGATTATGAtgttttcttgagttttagaggacCTGATACTCGCTCGGGCATTACAGATTTCCTCTATACAAGCTTATTAGCTGCTGGAATCCACACATATAGAGATGATGACGAACTGAGAATTGGAGACGAGATTGCTCCTGAGTTACTCAAAGCAATCAACcattcaaaaatttcaattcccatATTTTCCAAGGGCTATGCTTTTAGTAAATGGTGTCTTAATGAGTTGGTACAAATGGTAAAGTGTAGGAAatcaagaagacaaaagatCATGCCCATTTTTTACGATATTACACCCTCTGAGGTTCGTCATCAAACTGGGTCTTATGGAGATGCTTTTGTTTCGCACGAAAAGCGATTTGACAATAAGGTTATCAGCAAGTGGAAGGCTGCTCTGAAGGAGGTTGGCGATCTAAAAGGATGGGACATTAATTCAATGCCCACTAG ACGTGAAGGAGAGCTTGTAAAACTTATTGTCCAGAAGGTCCTAGCTGAGTTGAAAAGTTCTTATCTGCCGGTGACTAACTACTTGGTTGGCATTGAACATCATGTGAAGGAAATCAATAGAATGGTATGTGGCGACTCAAAGGACATTCAAATTGTTGGAATCCATGGTATGGGGGGCGTTGGAAAGACTACTCTTGCCAAAATCATTTACAACCAGCTATCACATTGTTTTGAGGGCAGGTGCTTTCTTTCTAATGTCAGAGAAACCTCACAGCTAAAGGGCATTGAGTGTTTGCAGAATCAACTAATCTCTGACGTCCTAAAAATAAAGGAGTCAAACATTAGCAATGTTGAGGAAGGAATTAAGATGATTAAAAAAAGGTTATGCGGTAAAAAGGTTCTGGTGCTACTTGATGATGTGGATCAAATGACTCATTGGGACGCATTGATAGGGAAACCTGCATGGTTCGGTCTAGGAAGTAAGATTATCATAACTAGTAGAAATAGGGATATCGTTGATGTTTCTGAGGTTTGTTATCCATATGAGCTTATGAGCATGAACTTCGATCtatctcttcaacttttttgCCAATATGCTTTTGGAAGAGATTACCCTTCAGACGACCATGTTGCTTTCTCCACAAAAGTGGTCAAAAGTACCGGAGGACTTCCTCTTGCTCTTGAGGCTATAGGTAAACTACTTCCACACAGAAGCAAAGATGTTTGGGATGTGATATTGAAGAAGTTGAAACAAGTTCCTCTCAatgaagtaaaaagaaagttgaAAACAAGTTATGATGCCTTGGATGATTGGCAAAAGCATATCTTTCTTGATATAGCTTGTCTTTTCACTGGATTTGATCGAAGGATGGTGCTCCACTTATGGAAAGATTCCAATCtctttccagaggaaggtctcGAGGTCCTTCAGAAAATGTCTTTGATAAAAATCACAGAAGACAATAAgatttggatgcatgatcagcTAAGAGGCCTCGGTAGAGACATTGTTCGTCAAGAATGCAATGAGGAACAAGAAAAGCATACTCGTTTTTGGAACCATGAGGAAGGTTTGGAGGTGGCAATGGAAATGGAG GGAACCAAAAAAATCGAAGCCCTTTGCCAAAAGTTTGACCCTCAGTTGCTATACTATATTGCAAACGAAGAAGCTGAGAGGTTGTCTGATCTAAGATACCTTGAAGTGAGGGTTTTCCGGGATAACTGTCCTTCAAATGATTTCCAAGCCAATCTACAAAACAACACGCGTATGCTTTCCAAGTTGAGATGCCTTTCGTGGCATCATTTTCCCATAGAAGTTAAGATCACCAATTTTTCCATGATGAACATAGTCATTCTGCATTTGGGGCACTGCCCTAATCTAACTGATCTTCAAAGCATTGAAGGCTTGGTGAGTCTCAGAATTTTGAAGCTCATAGAGATTCTGCCACTGGAGAGATTACCTGATCTATCAAACTTGAAGAAGCTCAGTAAACTGCAACTGGGGCGCTGCCATAATCTAATCGATGTGCAAAGCATTGAAGGCTTGGGTAACCTCAAAACTTTAAAGCTAACAGAAATTCCGCTACTGAAGAGATTACCTGATCTTTCATATTTGAAGAAGCTTACAGAACTTCACTTGCGTTACTGTCATggtctgattgaaatcaaaAGCTTTGAGGGTTTGGAGAATTTGATGATATTAAAGATGGATGAACTTCCTCTACTTGAGAGATTGCCCaacttatcaaacttgaagaagCTTACACAACTTTACCTACGACGATGTCATAATCTTGTGAAGATTCAAGGAACTTTGGAGTCATTGGAAGACTTGTGTATACAAGGATGCAGATCTTTAGACGAGGTGCTTGATCCAACTTCGAGTTTCAAGAAACTGAGATCTTTGCGAATACATGATTGCAAAAAGTTACATCTTGACAGGATATGGgtcccaaaattcaaaatatccGATAGAGTACATATAAATTCGACATGTCGGCGACTGAGTAACATAGGCATTTGCGTTTGTATGCTAGGTAGACAGTTCTTTTTGCCATCCCTTCCATAG
- the LOC104437124 gene encoding probable inactive receptor kinase At2g26730, whose product MNASGTMRHENLLFLKDYYYIRDEKLPLFDYMALRSFNGLLHGGIGYLHSQGPNVFHGKIKSTSVLLTTSYDPLVSDYGPNCIQAPLKDALKAADPQKDDVYSFGVLLVELLTGKMSCEADFAYLFNSTTERRWDVDDFDPELGNYQNFQDELMGLLQVAMACASNPSQRRPAMSVVQRMIEDRLSQPQHNKIIEANDDLSKRTRGAILVCQDS is encoded by the exons ATGAATGCATCGGGAACGATGCGACACGAGAATCTACTTTTCCTGAAGGATTACTATTACATTAGAGACGAGAAGCTCCCGTTGTTCGATTACATGGCCCTGAGAAGCTTCAATGGACTTTTACACGGAGGCATAGGGTACTTGCACTCTCAAGGTCCCAATGTCTTCCATGGAAAAATCAAGTCAACCAGTGTCCTCCTTACAACGTCTTATGATCCGTTAGTTTCCGATTATGGCCCGAACTGCATCCAGGCGCCTCTGAAAGATGCACTGAAGGCCGCTGACCCTCAAAAGGAcgatgtctatagctttgggGTATTGCTTGTGGAGCTTCTAACTGGGAAAATGTCTTGTGAGGCTGATTTTGCATATTTGTTTAATTCCACAACCGAAAGGCGCTGGGATGTTGATGATTTCGATCCTGAGCTGGGTAATTACCAGAATTTCCAGGATGAGTTAATGGGACTATTGCAGGTGGCGATGGCTTGCGCATCCAACCCCTCTCAGAGGCGACCTGCAATGTCTGTAGTACAGAGGATGATTGAAGACCGGCTGTCACAGCCACAGCACAACAAGATCATCGAAGCGAACGATGACTTGTCTAAAAGGACAag GGGTGCAATTCTAGTGTGTCAAGATTCTTGA